The following coding sequences lie in one Desulfuribacillus stibiiarsenatis genomic window:
- the cobJ gene encoding precorrin-3B C(17)-methyltransferase, translated as MSYQAKHVLQESEVVVGYTTYIELIQDIIAPHQTVIRSHMKKEVERALEALEEAKAGKVVSVISSGDAGIYGMAGLILELLYKNNLEEYIEVEIVPGISAVQAAAARLGAPLMHDFACISLSDLLTPWQTIVKRIHHAAQGDFVIVLYNPKSKKRIEQIQEAVDILLQYKKTDTPVGIVKSAYREGEEVHISSLESLLEHEIDMFTTIIIGNQSTFMNKTHMITPRGYNIHE; from the coding sequence ATGAGTTATCAAGCAAAGCATGTATTACAGGAGTCAGAAGTAGTTGTAGGTTACACTACGTATATAGAGTTGATCCAAGATATAATCGCTCCTCATCAAACGGTAATCCGTTCGCATATGAAAAAGGAAGTAGAACGTGCTCTAGAAGCACTAGAAGAAGCGAAAGCTGGTAAGGTCGTTTCAGTAATTTCTAGTGGAGATGCAGGGATATATGGGATGGCAGGATTAATTCTAGAGTTATTGTATAAGAATAATCTAGAAGAATATATAGAGGTGGAAATTGTACCTGGGATTTCAGCCGTACAAGCTGCTGCCGCTCGATTAGGGGCACCGTTAATGCACGACTTTGCATGTATCAGTTTGAGTGACTTACTAACTCCCTGGCAGACAATTGTAAAAAGGATTCATCATGCAGCTCAAGGGGACTTTGTAATTGTTTTATATAACCCGAAGAGTAAGAAGCGAATCGAGCAAATACAAGAAGCAGTTGATATTTTGTTACAATACAAAAAAACAGATACTCCTGTTGGAATTGTCAAATCCGCTTATCGTGAAGGGGAAGAAGTACATATTTCGAGTTTGGAGTCATTACTAGAGCATGAGATTGATATGTTTACTACCATTATTATAGGAAATCAATCAACTTTTATGAATAAGACACACATGATTACTCCTAGGGGTTATAATATTCATGAGTAA
- the cobI gene encoding precorrin-2 C(20)-methyltransferase — protein sequence MKLYGVGVGPGDPDWLTMKAVHVIQEADIIMTPISNQDKQSIALSIVEKYITNQKIHRVIFPMTSDPIRLQVAWEEARNDLAQFLMEGKTVAFITLGDPLLYSTFIYLKHSIQEQLSNLSIEVVPGIPSFVALSAMAQIPIAERDENLVVIPVIRSLDEVKKAIELHDNIILMKINKDYPAIVELLDEMQLLDCCWVGQRIGMEDSIITNQPKELLNGKLDYLTTMMIKKKR from the coding sequence ATGAAACTCTATGGGGTAGGTGTTGGGCCAGGTGACCCAGATTGGTTAACTATGAAAGCAGTTCATGTAATACAAGAGGCTGATATAATAATGACACCAATCTCTAATCAAGATAAACAAAGTATCGCGTTATCTATTGTTGAAAAATATATCACAAACCAAAAAATTCATAGGGTTATTTTTCCGATGACAAGTGATCCGATACGGTTACAAGTAGCTTGGGAAGAAGCGCGTAACGATTTAGCACAATTTCTCATGGAAGGAAAAACTGTTGCCTTTATCACGTTAGGGGACCCGCTTTTGTATAGTACTTTTATATATCTTAAACATTCTATTCAAGAGCAACTTTCGAATTTATCGATTGAAGTAGTACCGGGGATTCCTTCATTTGTAGCTTTATCGGCAATGGCACAAATACCAATTGCAGAACGTGATGAAAATCTTGTCGTTATTCCAGTGATTCGTTCTCTTGATGAAGTGAAAAAAGCGATTGAATTACATGATAATATTATCTTAATGAAGATAAACAAAGATTATCCGGCCATAGTAGAACTTCTGGACGAGATGCAATTACTAGATTGTTGTTGGGTCGGTCAACGGATTGGAATGGAAGACAGTATCATTACGAACCAACCTAAAGAATTATTGAATGGTAAATTGGATTATTTAACAACTATGATGATTAAGAAAAAAAGGTAG
- the cobM gene encoding precorrin-4 C(11)-methyltransferase: MSTVMFVGAGPGDIELITLKGLRALQSADIIIWAGSLINPEILTYAKKDAVIFNSATMNLQEIVGCIVDHYNKGYKVVRLHTGDPSIFGAIDEQIRELRRNNIPIEVIPGVSSFTAAAASIQKELTLPEVSQTIIISRISGKTPVPNKEDLALLSMHQATMCIFLSVHYIQEVVDKLLAGYPESTPIFVVEKASWPEQRIVKGTLNNIAEKVKEAEIKKTAMILVGNALNDELATCSLLYDQSFQHEFRTGVKL, from the coding sequence ATGTCCACAGTTATGTTTGTAGGTGCAGGACCAGGAGACATTGAATTAATAACGTTAAAGGGGTTAAGGGCATTACAATCAGCAGACATAATTATATGGGCTGGTTCCTTAATTAATCCTGAGATCCTTACATATGCAAAGAAAGACGCAGTAATCTTTAATAGTGCTACTATGAATTTACAAGAAATCGTTGGTTGTATAGTTGATCATTATAATAAGGGCTATAAGGTTGTAAGGCTTCATACAGGCGACCCTAGTATTTTCGGAGCGATAGATGAACAGATAAGGGAATTAAGGAGAAATAATATCCCTATTGAGGTGATTCCTGGTGTCAGTTCATTTACTGCGGCTGCCGCTTCTATACAAAAAGAACTAACACTTCCGGAAGTATCACAAACAATTATTATCTCTAGAATATCAGGCAAAACTCCTGTTCCAAATAAAGAAGATTTAGCATTGTTGAGTATGCATCAAGCGACCATGTGTATTTTCTTAAGTGTTCATTACATACAAGAAGTAGTCGATAAATTGTTAGCAGGTTATCCAGAATCGACACCAATTTTTGTTGTTGAAAAAGCATCTTGGCCTGAGCAACGGATAGTCAAAGGTACTTTAAACAATATTGCAGAGAAGGTTAAAGAGGCAGAAATCAAAAAAACAGCTATGATTCTTGTAGGGAATGCATTAAATGATGAACTAGCAACTTGCTCTTTATTATACGATCAATCCTTTCAACACGAGTTCCGTACGGGAGTGAAACTATGA
- the cobK gene encoding precorrin-6A reductase: MSNPLGYRILLFGGTQESREFVMDLKNNHPDLFDSTIVSVTSSYGASLLPCGTQVYIQRLNVEDMLQFCLVQKVRCIVDLSHPFAAQVSINAIDASEKLKIQYIRFEREPIHISNLSHHANDNLHIVYSYEEAAKVAFSLGERILLTTGSKTLKVFVDYRTPNKHLMVRVLPTSEVITICESLGFTPDHIIAMKGPFSKKMNQMILEDYKIDVMVTKESGATGGFAEKVEAALEMNIKAIVIARPNIQYPFYTNAFEDIYKKIYEVA, translated from the coding sequence ATGAGTAACCCGCTTGGATATCGAATATTATTGTTTGGTGGTACTCAAGAGTCTCGAGAATTCGTAATGGATTTGAAAAACAATCATCCAGATCTTTTTGATTCTACCATTGTTTCAGTAACGTCATCTTATGGCGCTAGTTTGTTACCATGTGGAACTCAAGTCTATATTCAACGGTTGAACGTGGAGGATATGTTGCAATTTTGCTTAGTGCAAAAGGTAAGATGTATTGTTGATTTGAGTCATCCATTTGCAGCCCAGGTTAGTATTAATGCTATAGACGCATCGGAAAAGTTAAAAATTCAATACATTCGTTTTGAACGCGAACCGATACACATTTCTAATTTATCTCATCATGCCAATGATAACCTGCATATTGTATATAGCTATGAAGAAGCTGCAAAAGTAGCGTTTTCTTTAGGTGAGAGAATACTTCTTACTACAGGTAGTAAGACTTTAAAGGTTTTTGTTGATTACCGTACACCTAATAAACACTTGATGGTACGTGTATTACCAACTTCAGAGGTGATTACTATATGTGAATCGCTTGGATTCACACCCGATCATATTATCGCCATGAAAGGGCCTTTTTCCAAAAAAATGAACCAAATGATCCTAGAGGACTATAAAATAGATGTAATGGTAACGAAAGAAAGTGGCGCTACTGGAGGATTTGCAGAAAAGGTTGAAGCCGCTTTAGAAATGAATATAAAAGCTATCGTCATAGCAAGACCTAATATTCAATATCCATTCTATACAAATGCATTTGAAGATATCTATAAAAAAATTTACGAGGTGGCGTAA
- a CDS encoding precorrin-8X methylmutase — translation MKIEDTSFDIINNELNEMGKQVPQEFQHIIHRVIHTTADFEYADLLHFSDGVLQVIEQALNHGCNIITDVQMVLAGVNKKTLQNIGCQTYCFISDSQVESLAKEQSITRSMASIQFAKPYLPNSIVLIGNAPTFLFELLSAIENESLRPAAIIGTPVGFVGAVEAKELLLQQLNIPFIVSRGRKGGSPVAAAILNAILKQRMNQRA, via the coding sequence ATGAAAATTGAAGATACTAGTTTTGATATTATTAATAATGAACTTAACGAGATGGGAAAACAAGTACCACAAGAGTTTCAACATATCATTCATAGGGTTATACATACCACTGCAGATTTTGAATATGCAGATCTTCTGCATTTCTCTGATGGGGTCCTACAGGTCATCGAACAAGCTCTTAATCATGGTTGTAATATCATAACAGATGTACAAATGGTTTTAGCAGGAGTGAACAAGAAGACATTACAGAATATTGGTTGCCAAACGTATTGTTTTATTTCCGATTCACAAGTGGAGTCATTAGCCAAGGAGCAATCCATTACTCGGTCAATGGCGTCCATACAGTTTGCCAAACCTTATTTACCGAATAGTATTGTACTCATTGGAAATGCACCTACTTTTTTATTTGAGTTATTGTCTGCCATTGAAAATGAATCCCTTAGACCTGCAGCAATTATAGGAACTCCTGTTGGTTTTGTGGGCGCCGTAGAAGCAAAGGAGCTTTTACTGCAACAATTGAATATTCCATTTATAGTTTCACGCGGAAGAAAAGGTGGGAGTCCAGTGGCTGCTGCTATTTTAAATGCAATTTTGAAACAAAGAATGAACCAAAGGGCTTAG
- a CDS encoding cobalt-precorrin 5A hydrolase, with translation MKIAITCLTQNGYHMATQIVKQLREDTAATIFVTSRCYDSITVDSELGKYVQIINDDIGLKKTFQSKFHEYNHWTMIMSLGIVFRMAPTVLIDKFSDPSITVIDDAGQFAVAVCSGHWGGGNEFTKYIATIINAVPVITTGTDTWMLPAVDVIAKNINTRISRDTVLAINSAIIHRMPVYFWSDWEADVLLDAYCQFNQHEHIHFTKIIYHQNHHPTVTKLVKDSSNGVNCGKYREPIHVIITNSNHNLLLNSNIKELLIDKNLNSNYYILTPRNIILGIGCKRNTPADMIEQCILDACHQANVSIDSVRAIASIDLKQDELGIQYVAEKYNCSFLTVTKEQILVWEQHHEGKFSKSQQVKDKVGVNCVCEPAAMIVANQGKVILPKTIYKGVTIALVEEKFGLLA, from the coding sequence ATGAAAATAGCGATTACTTGCCTTACTCAAAATGGCTATCATATGGCAACTCAAATCGTGAAACAGCTGCGTGAAGATACAGCAGCTACTATTTTTGTGACGAGCAGATGCTATGATTCTATTACTGTAGACTCCGAGTTGGGAAAGTACGTTCAGATTATAAATGATGATATAGGATTGAAAAAAACGTTCCAAAGCAAATTTCATGAATATAATCACTGGACTATGATTATGTCTTTAGGTATTGTATTTCGAATGGCACCAACTGTCTTAATCGATAAATTTTCTGATCCATCGATTACAGTTATTGATGATGCGGGTCAATTTGCAGTCGCTGTATGCTCCGGTCATTGGGGTGGGGGCAATGAATTCACAAAATATATAGCTACAATTATCAATGCTGTGCCCGTGATTACTACTGGTACAGATACTTGGATGTTACCAGCTGTTGATGTCATAGCGAAAAATATTAATACTAGGATCTCTAGAGATACAGTTTTAGCTATTAATAGCGCTATCATCCATAGAATGCCTGTATACTTTTGGAGTGATTGGGAAGCGGACGTTTTATTGGATGCTTATTGTCAATTCAATCAGCATGAACATATACATTTTACAAAAATTATTTATCATCAGAATCATCATCCGACAGTTACAAAGCTGGTTAAAGATTCATCAAATGGAGTTAATTGTGGAAAATACAGGGAACCGATTCATGTGATTATCACGAATTCGAATCACAATCTGTTATTGAATAGTAATATCAAGGAACTGTTAATTGATAAAAACTTGAATTCCAATTATTATATCCTAACGCCAAGAAACATTATTCTTGGTATTGGTTGTAAGCGCAATACACCAGCTGATATGATTGAACAGTGTATATTAGATGCTTGTCATCAAGCGAACGTTAGTATTGATTCAGTACGGGCGATTGCATCGATAGATTTAAAACAGGATGAGTTAGGAATACAATACGTAGCGGAAAAATATAATTGCTCTTTTCTTACTGTCACGAAGGAACAAATATTAGTGTGGGAACAGCATCACGAAGGAAAATTTTCTAAGTCACAGCAAGTAAAAGACAAGGTAGGAGTGAATTGTGTATGCGAACCAGCAGCAATGATTGTTGCGAATCAAGGGAAAGTAATCTTGCCAAAAACAATTTACAAAGGTGTCACAATCGCGTTAGTCGAGGAAAAGTTTGGGTTATTGGCTTAG
- the cobU gene encoding bifunctional adenosylcobinamide kinase/adenosylcobinamide-phosphate guanylyltransferase codes for MIYSISGGARSGKSKFAEALALQLSEKYQTEVIYIATCEFVDEEMADRVKRHVEQRPSDWKTIEEPIKLENMIASFKSENIILIDCLTLWISNLLVRNHTEEEIIERLHALCQYMKTTSHQCIFVTNEVGLGIIPSNELSRKFRDIAGLSNQILNYYADEKIFVLSGIPIDLKKISWEGV; via the coding sequence ATGATTTACTCAATTAGTGGCGGTGCCCGAAGTGGAAAAAGTAAGTTTGCTGAAGCGCTTGCATTGCAATTATCTGAAAAATATCAAACCGAAGTTATATATATTGCCACCTGTGAGTTCGTTGATGAGGAAATGGCAGACAGGGTAAAGCGACATGTAGAGCAACGGCCTAGCGATTGGAAAACGATAGAAGAACCGATTAAATTAGAAAATATGATTGCTAGTTTTAAAAGCGAAAATATCATTCTAATTGATTGCTTGACTTTATGGATATCAAATCTCCTCGTTAGAAACCACACAGAAGAGGAAATAATAGAACGTTTGCACGCACTGTGCCAATACATGAAAACAACTTCTCATCAATGTATTTTTGTCACCAATGAGGTTGGGTTAGGAATTATACCATCAAATGAATTATCTCGGAAGTTTCGAGATATTGCTGGCTTATCAAATCAAATACTTAATTATTATGCAGATGAGAAGATTTTTGTTCTTTCCGGAATACCAATTGATTTAAAGAAAATATCGTGGGAAGGGGTGTAA
- a CDS encoding sirohydrochlorin chelatase, producing MKGIIILGHGSRNKDSIAEQNQVIPMIQEMLPDYTVRNAFFQLCEPKFEDILNEMIQDGFQDITVMPLLLFAGVHVQTDIPELIQEYRSQYPDISFALTKHIGAHKKIAEIAVERIVDGDIDA from the coding sequence ATGAAAGGTATTATTATCTTAGGACATGGTAGTAGGAATAAAGATTCAATCGCTGAGCAAAATCAAGTGATTCCTATGATTCAAGAAATGCTACCAGATTATACAGTGAGAAATGCGTTTTTTCAACTATGCGAACCAAAGTTTGAAGATATATTAAATGAAATGATTCAAGATGGCTTTCAAGATATCACGGTTATGCCATTACTTTTATTTGCAGGTGTTCATGTGCAAACAGATATTCCTGAACTGATCCAGGAATACCGTAGTCAATATCCGGACATTTCATTTGCGTTAACAAAGCATATTGGAGCCCATAAAAAAATAGCAGAGATAGCTGTTGAAAGAATAGTAGATGGTGATATTGATGCGTAA
- a CDS encoding cobyrinate a,c-diamide synthase produces the protein MKNQFVIAATHSGCGKTTITLGLLKALIDRGYDVQSFKCGPDFLDPILHEYVTNRPSNNLDTWMLDEVSNRKIFHKYASNCDISIIEGVMGTFDGSEGVGQKGSTADLAKLLSLPVLLVVDAQGMAGSIVPYIAGFLQWDSGIRYCGILLNRVGSESHGNLLKGLIEENLNVPVIGFLPKNPDITLPSRHLGLRTDYNVDVWSETIQLIANFIEKHVNIEELLQYTAVPQNSNTIQEELVTETIQYSINRLIKTEESHSDEKITIGIAKDEAFKFYYHENLELLKSSQINLVEFSPLNDWTLPDVDAIYIGGGYPEVYKEQLAHNAGFIKNLRDKINDGMPVFAECGGYMYLAEAIDGVPMVGVVPGKITMESRFQALGYVEALTASEGFMMQGIPIRGHEFHYSKLTSEIPADQQKPAFQYLGRKAGKISGYHSNHIFASYVHVHFLSNIDFVSSFVNAAYLYRNQLKQRQNSIENQLNIQVHTGNGKGKTTAAIGNVIARLPNKAGIVQFLKGSRDTGEKIVFYHLEQVDLFTCGTGKFIRNSNPTQDDYREAENGLLKANEFVKNPSYKTIVLDEISHTINKGLISITDILELIRLKSPETLLILTGRDMPNELMEVADCVMHYRQEKHPYEKNIQARRGIEY, from the coding sequence ATGAAAAATCAATTTGTGATTGCAGCAACACATAGTGGTTGTGGTAAAACAACAATTACATTAGGGCTATTAAAAGCATTGATAGATAGAGGATATGATGTGCAAAGTTTTAAATGTGGTCCTGACTTCTTAGATCCAATTTTGCATGAGTATGTGACGAATCGTCCTTCCAATAATTTGGATACGTGGATGTTAGATGAGGTTAGCAATCGAAAGATATTTCATAAATATGCTAGTAACTGTGATATCTCAATCATCGAAGGAGTCATGGGAACTTTTGATGGAAGTGAAGGGGTTGGTCAAAAGGGTAGTACCGCCGATTTAGCAAAACTACTGTCATTGCCTGTGCTCCTTGTTGTTGATGCACAGGGCATGGCTGGAAGTATTGTACCTTATATTGCAGGTTTCCTACAATGGGATTCGGGAATTCGATATTGTGGTATTCTGCTAAATCGAGTCGGTAGCGAAAGTCATGGAAACCTATTGAAAGGTTTAATCGAAGAAAATTTAAACGTACCAGTGATTGGATTCTTACCTAAAAATCCTGACATTACACTACCTTCAAGGCATTTAGGATTACGTACTGACTATAACGTTGATGTTTGGTCAGAGACAATTCAATTGATAGCTAATTTTATTGAAAAGCATGTTAATATTGAAGAACTGTTACAATATACAGCAGTACCACAGAACTCTAATACAATTCAGGAAGAGCTAGTCACTGAAACAATACAATATAGTATAAATAGGTTAATTAAGACTGAAGAATCTCATAGTGACGAAAAAATTACTATTGGGATTGCTAAAGATGAGGCATTTAAATTTTATTATCATGAGAATCTAGAACTATTGAAATCTTCCCAAATAAATCTTGTTGAATTTAGCCCGCTGAATGATTGGACCCTTCCCGATGTAGATGCTATATACATTGGTGGTGGCTATCCTGAAGTATATAAAGAGCAATTAGCCCATAATGCTGGTTTTATCAAAAATCTAAGAGATAAAATTAACGATGGAATGCCTGTTTTTGCTGAATGTGGCGGATATATGTATCTGGCAGAAGCTATCGATGGGGTTCCAATGGTAGGTGTGGTTCCAGGCAAAATTACCATGGAATCACGTTTTCAAGCATTGGGATACGTAGAAGCATTAACGGCATCTGAAGGTTTTATGATGCAGGGGATTCCTATAAGAGGGCATGAATTTCATTATTCAAAACTTACCTCAGAGATACCAGCAGATCAACAAAAACCTGCATTTCAATATTTAGGACGTAAAGCAGGCAAGATATCTGGTTATCATTCCAATCATATATTTGCTAGCTATGTTCATGTACATTTTCTTAGTAATATTGATTTTGTCTCTTCGTTCGTTAATGCCGCTTACTTGTATCGAAATCAGTTGAAACAAAGACAAAATAGCATTGAAAATCAATTGAATATTCAAGTCCATACGGGAAATGGTAAAGGGAAAACCACAGCTGCAATCGGGAATGTGATTGCGCGATTACCAAATAAGGCAGGTATTGTACAATTTCTTAAAGGCTCAAGAGACACTGGTGAAAAAATAGTATTCTATCATTTAGAACAAGTAGACTTATTTACATGTGGCACTGGTAAATTTATAAGAAACTCAAATCCAACACAAGATGATTATCGGGAAGCTGAGAATGGCTTGCTTAAGGCAAACGAGTTCGTGAAAAACCCAAGTTACAAAACAATTGTGCTTGATGAGATATCCCATACAATTAACAAAGGATTAATCTCAATCACTGATATCTTAGAGTTAATACGCTTAAAGTCACCGGAAACGTTACTGATTTTAACTGGTCGTGATATGCCTAATGAGCTAATGGAAGTAGCAGATTGTGTTATGCACTATCGTCAAGAAAAACATCCATATGAGAAAAATATACAAGCTAGAAGAGGGATTGAATATTAA